In Juglans microcarpa x Juglans regia isolate MS1-56 chromosome 7D, Jm3101_v1.0, whole genome shotgun sequence, the following are encoded in one genomic region:
- the LOC121239540 gene encoding uncharacterized protein LOC121239540, protein MGGEWCTREGNGSYGVGVWKHIRRGWGVFSRHTKFLVGEGTRIKFWRDIWCGEEALAVAFPSVFHVACDQEASVADLMIRSGDQLHWNVIFSKAIHDWELNSVEAFFSRVYSTRMSGLREDKLWWNPAGKGIFSVRSFYKSLTKLPNTHFPWKGVWRNKAPPKALLFTWTVALGKILTTDNLRKRQVIILEWCCMCKKAGETVDHLMLHCEIARALWSDVFIRIGLIWVMPAIVVELLACWVMPDGAPQIKAVWKMVPICIMWCIWRERNERTFEDKELTLEGLRIFFYRTLLLWASAVDFNGLTVHDFLLSFLATR, encoded by the coding sequence ATGGGAGGGGAGTGGTGTACTAGAGAGGGGAATGGGTCCTATGGGGTGGGGGTTTGGAAGCATATACGACGTGGTTGGGGGGTGTTTTCTCGTCATACTAAATTTTTGGTGGGTGAAGGAACTcgtataaaattttggagagacATTTGGTGTGGCGAGGAGGCTCTAGCAGTTGCATTCCCTTCTGTTTTTCATGTGGCATGTGATCAAGAGGCTTCTGTGGCGGATCTCATGATTCGTTCAGGGGATCAACTCCATTGGAATGTCATCTTTAGTAAAGCAATACATGATTGGGAACTTAACAGTGTTGAGGCCTTTTTCAGTCGAGTGTATTCTACGAGGATGTCTGGTTTGAGAGAAGATAAGCTGTGGTGGAATCCGGCAGGTAAGGGTATCTTTTCGGTTCGCTCCTTCTATAAGTCCCTTACTAAGCTTCCAAACACGCATTTTCCTTGGAAAGGTGTGTGGAGGAATAAGGCACCTCCAAAAGCACTACTTTTCACTTGGACAGTGGCTCTGGGTAAGATTTTGACCACTGATAATCTGCGGAAGCGCCAGGTTATTATTCTAgaatggtgttgtatgtgcaagaaagctggcgagacagtggatcatcttATGCTACATTGTGAGATAGCTAGAGCATTGTGGAGCGATGTGTTCATACGTATAGGGTTGATTTGGGTCATGCCTGCTATAGTGGTAGAGTTATTAGCTTGTTGGGTAATGCCGGATGgtgctccacaaatcaaagctgtgtggaagatggttcctatttgtattatgtggtgcatatggcggGAGCGTAATGAGCGGACATTTGAGGATAAGGAGCTGACATTAGAGGGtcttagaattttcttttaccgCACCTTACTTCTGTGGGCTAgtgctgtagattttaatggcctaactgtacatgattttcttctttcttttttagcaaCCAGATAG
- the LOC121239538 gene encoding protein SUPPRESSOR OF K(+) TRANSPORT GROWTH DEFECT 1-like — protein MYSNFKEQAIEYVKQAVQEDNAGNYAKAFPLYMNALEYFKTHLKYEKNPKIKEAITQKFTEYLRRAEEIRAVLDDGGPSSASNGGDAAVASRPKTKPKNGEGGGDGEDAEQSKLRAGLNSAIVREKPNIKWSDVAGLESAKQALQEAVILPVKFPQFFTGKRRPWRAFLLYGPPGTGKSYLAKAVATEAESTFFSVSSSDLVSKWMGESEKLVSNLFQMARESAPSIIFIDEIDSLSGQRGEGNESEASRRIKTEILVQMQGVGHNDEKVLVLAATNTPYALDQAIRRRFDKRIYIPLPDLKARQHIFKVHLGDTPHNLTEIDFESLARRTEGFSGSDIAVCVKDVLFEPVRKTQDAMHFVKTPNGMWVPCGPKQQGAVQITIQELEAQGLASQILPPPISRTDFDKVLARQKPTVSKTDLEVHEKFTREFGEEG, from the exons ATGTATAGCAATTTCAAGGAGCAAGCGATTGAGTACGTGAAGCAGGCCGTGCAGGAAGATAATGCTGGAAACTACGCCAAGGCGTTCCCGCTGTACATGAACGCTTTGGAGTACTTCAAGACGCACCTCAAGTACGAGAAGAACCCCAAGATCAAGGAGGCCATCACGCAGAAGTTCACCGAGTACCTGCGCCGGGCCGAGGAGATCCGGGCGGTGCTTGACGACGGGGGGCCTAGCTCCGCCTCCAACGGTGGGGATGCTGCCGTGGCATCGAGGCCCAAGACCAAGCCAAAAAATGGGGAAGGCGGTGGGGACGGAGAGGACGCGGAGCAGTCCAAGTTGAGAGCCGGTTTGAACTCCGCCATCGTGAGGGAGAAACCCAACATCAAGTGGAGCGATGTGGCGGGCCTGGAGAGCGCCAAGCAGGCGCTTCAGGAGGCCGTCATATTGCCCGTCAAGTTCCCACAATTCTTTACCG GCAAGAGACGACCATGGAGGGCTTTTTTATTGTATGGACCACCTGGAACTGGAAAGTCATACTTGGCCAAGGCAGTTGCAACTGAAGCAGAATCGACCTTTTTCAG TGTTTCTTCATCGGACCTGGTTTCAAAGTGGATGGGTGAAAGTGAAAAGCTAGTTTCAAACCTTTTCCAAATGGCTCGTGAAAGTGCTCCATCCATCATCTTCATTGATGAAATAGACTCATTAAGTGGTCAGCGTGGAGAAGGCAACGAGAGTGAAGCTTCTAGGCGTATCAAGACAGAAATTCTTGTGCAGATGCAG GGTGTAGGGCACAATGATGAGAAAGTTCTTGTTCTTGCAGCTACAAATACTCCTTATGCTCTAGACCAG GCCATCCGACGGCGTTTTGACAAGCGTATATACATTCCTCTGCCAGACTTGAAGGCCCGGCAGCACATATTTAAG GTGCATCTAGGAGATACTCCCCACAATTTAACTGAAATAGATTTTGAAAGTCTGGCCCGCAGGACAGAGGGTTTTTCAGGTTCAGATATTGCTGTTTGT GTTAAGGATGTCCTGTTTGAACCTGTTCGGAAAACACAAGACGCAATGCACTTTGTTAAGACTCCTAATGGTATGTGGGTGCCATGTGGACCAAAGCAGCAAGGTGCTGTCCAAATTACCATTCAGGAGCTGGAGGCACAAGGACTGGCTTCACAG ATCCTTCCACCCCCAATCTCGAGAACAGATTTTGACAAGGTGCTTGCAAGGCAGAAGCCTACAGTGAGTAAAACTGACCTTGAGGTCCATGAGAAATTCACGAGGGAATTTGGAGAGGAAGGTTGa